One Podospora pseudopauciseta strain CBS 411.78 chromosome 4, whole genome shotgun sequence genomic window, AGAGTGCATCCCGAGAGTCAATGACTATGCAGGAGGGGCACTGTCGGCGTAGCCGGCAGCTGCTGATGATCTGAACTTTTGCGACGGCCACCGACCGGTTCATCCGGGTAGGTAGCCAACCATCTGGAGATGCTGCGGCAGCAAGCCACACACCAATTCattcaccaccgccctcacAGGAAGTGGTGTGCCCCGCATTCGTCCGCAGTTCGCGGACCAAGACTAGCTGCTACCCCGCAACCGCCGTTGAGGTACACCACGGTCTCGATTCTCTAGGCAGGCAGATGAAAGTGCCTGCATTTCAAGATAAGTCTACTACCATCTTTCACAGGCATCGATCTTCTATGGCGGGGTAAAGCTATGGTTTCATATCCTTCCCGCACTTGCACGAGGCTTTTCACTGTTCTTCATTCACAAGCAGGCACCGAACTGGATGTGGAAGAGTGAGTTGTTGCACAGCAGCAGGGGCGGCCGGCTCCACGTTCTGGGCTGGCGTGTGCGAGACATTGTGATGTTGTTACACCCGCTCTGGGTGGGATACCTTGATGGCAGCTTCTGTGGGTGAACAGGTAAGCAGTAGGTATTCCCCGAGATTATCAACTAACTCGTCTTCTCTCTGCAACCAGAAAACCTGCCCAATTCAACCGTCAGCACCGTTGATGCCTGACAGCTGCGCAAAAGCCAGACTTACCAGAAAGACTGTAACTACAGCAATGGCCGGATCTGACAAGATTCCCAGCGCGACATGGGTTGAAATGGaactttttcttctttttttcccaacATTTATTTGACTTCTTGCGCATTGCGGCAAGGCGATTTCGAGGGCGTTGTTTTCCAGTCCTCTTGGTTGGAAGTGACGTCTTCTTTGATTTGCAACCAGCGTAACTAAGTacgtgggggaggaggctgagtTATAATTCTCACTAACACTCAGCTACCTCTCGCTAACCCAAGCATACCAAGCATACGAAGCATTTGTCCTCGCAAACGACCAATGGTTGTTCAAATGCTGTTTGTAGGTATTATAGCCCAAACTCTTTGTGCTATACTCTTCTTGCCGGTGACTGACGCCGTGAATAGCACTGATGCCTTGTGGATACTACCAGTCTATGTATATCCCGGCGTGTTACACATCTGGCCGGGTAGGTGGCTTTGTTTAGATCTGAGGACAACTCCATTCCAGGGATTTGGTAAGACAGCCAACGAACGCTTTGCCACAAGACAGGGAAGGGAGACACAGGATGAGAGAAAGCTCCAAGGAAATGTGTTCAAGTGCGAGGGAGTGGAACATGTCAACGGCGTTATCAACAAGaagtttgttgttggtggcgtCGAACTCAAGGTACCTATCTTGGCAACTGGTTCTTAGTCTCAATTCGAAGTGTTGAAACCATGAGTGGATCTCCCTACAGGGCGCGGGCCGTAGGAcagagacagacagacagacagaccGTGATGGATGCTAGGTAGTCTTTTTTGTCCTCacttgttgttggttgtggcCTCCCAATCCTACGGGTTTGGACTACCCCGCCTGCGCCCCTcgctccctctctctctcctcgcaAGGCCGCCAGCCTGGCTACCTACTTAGTTCACCTTCCTGGGACCTGTACCGAGAGAAAAGTAAGCTgcatggaggtggtgagccAATGGGAGGGTTGACGATGCACATGGCGGATGCCTCTTTTGACAAGCATTGAACGGGGCAGGGATTAAAGTTGCACCTTTGGAGAGGTATCATATGCATGCTCAACGTAAGTAGGCGTGCCTTGCCGGCCTGGCTGTGCTGCCTTGTGAGTCGACCGGGGATCTACAATGATGAGGCTCTGGTCTAGACAGGACAGGGGGGCatgaggggggggttggttagCTATATATAAGATGGTGCTTTTCATCTTCTTTTCACATCACACAAGTTCTTGAGTTCTACAGGACAagtcttgttttctttcgtCTGCAAGATTCAAGTCTTCACGTTGTTCTGTTTTGACACaccacacgcacacacacctTATCAAACGTTCCCCCTTTTGGTGTCGAATTGATTGTCTATATCTTACCGTTGtttccctccttttttctCCTCCCTTCATCTTTGTTGTCACCACACCCATCTTCCCACTCAACATTGTAACCACCATGAACGAAACTCTCATCCCGCCGGGGATCGGCGGCGAGTCCGCCGCCCTAAGCCCCATCGCCATGTTGGACTACCTCTTCCCCGgcttcaccctcctcgccaacttTCTGCAATCCCACCTCggcatcaacctcaacctctaCATCCCCGTTATTATGTCCTTTTCCTTCGTCGCCGCCGCATGGCGCTATCTGTCATCATACCTCAACGACCTGATGGAATCCTACCTCATGTCCGTCGTCGACGTCCGCACCGACGACGAAATCTACAACATGCTCATGGGCTGGGTCGCACAGCAGACCTTCTCCCAAGGGGCCCGGCGGTTCGTGGcaaacaccaacctcaactCGAGGATGTACTGGTGGATGTGGGGGtccaacgacgacgacgacgaagatgacGGAGCCGAGATTGACGAATCCGGCTGTGTGgtcaccaagaagaagaaaaaggctCTAGCTTACACGCCCACGTTTGGGAGTCACTGGTTTATTTACAAGCGCCGCCTGCTCATCTTCAAGCGCCAGCAGCCCACGACACAAAGCCCTTTTTACACCACCagcgagagggaggagatctCCATTTCTTGCTTTGGGAGAAACCCGTGGGTGTTGAAGGAGTTGCTCAACGAAGCGAGAAGCATGTACCTCAAGCGCGACGAGGCCAAAACTCTCATTTACCGCGGCGCACTTAAGGGGACCGGGTTGGAGCCCACCTGGCAACGTTGCATGGCGCGCACCTCCCGCCCCTTCTCCACTGTCATCCTCAATGAGGACGTaaagaagaagctcatcgACGATGTGACTGATTACCTCAACCCTGCCACGAGGAGGTGGTACGCCAACCGAGGCATCCCCTACCGCCGCGGGTATCTCCTCTGGGGCCCCCCAGGCACAGGGAAGtcatccctctccctcgcgTTGGCAGGCTTCTTCAAAATGAGAATCTACATCGTCTCTTTGTCGTCCATGACCGCCACAGAAGAaaacctcgcctccctcttcgcTGAACTCCCCCGGCGGTGCGTCGTGCTGCTGGAGGACATTGACACGGCCGGTTTGACCCACACCCGCGACCCTGCTTCCCAACCTgattcctcctcccccggcggcgaatcccccctcctcctcgccgcccccCCAGTCCCAGACCCGAAAGGTaaacccacctccctccccggccgcctctccctctcaggcctcctcaacatcctcgacgGCGTCGCCAGCCAGGAAGGCCGCGTGTTGATAATGACGACCAACCACCTCGAGAAACTCGACAAGGCCCTCATCCGCCCCGGCAGGGTAGACATGCAAGTCAAATTCGACAAGGCGGACACCTCCATGGTTGCCGCCATCTTCCGTGCCATCTACGCCCCCCTTGAAGAAGACACCGCCCCCGCCCCGTTATCTTCATCTCAATCCCCTGCTCTTGCCGCGCTCGAGAAAAGACTCAACCCCCGTTCCGACGCCTCCCGGAAAGAAAAGGACGAGAAAAAACAAGAGGTCTTGAACAAAGTCGACGCCCTGGCAAAAGAATTCGCCTCCAAAATCCCCACCATGGAGTTCTCCCCTGCCGAGATCCAGGGTTTTCTCCTGAAAAATAAACGCAACCCTGAAAAGGCCGtcgagggggtggaggagtggcttgttgttgcgaggaaggagcagaaagaaagagaggtGGAacaagccaagaagaaggaggaggaggcgaagaaggcggcgaagaaggctgcgaaaaaggcaaagaagaaggctgcgaagaggaaggcgagggggaagaagaggaggggggatgataCCACTGAGAGTGAGGACGGGACGGACAGTGAGAGCGGGAgtgaggcggaggagagtGATAGTGAGGGGAGcgagagtgaggaggagaagacgaaaaagaagaataaggaggggaagaggactgagaagaagaagaaggggaaggaaaaggagaagaagctggcggtggaggttAGGGTTGATACACCCCCTCCGAGCGGCTCTGAAGCCGACAAGGCGGCCGTGCCTGAACTCAAGCTGGATGAGAagcccgctgctgctgttgttgttgctgctccTCCGGCGAAGGCGATGACGATTGATACAAAAAAGGCtaatgaggaggaggtggaaaggGCGCAGGTGTCGGGGGATTCGGGGTATGGTGCTACTGCTGCTGAGAgggatgctgctgctcccgttgaggtggttgcttgagaaaggtgagggaggatgatgtaTGATATAATATGGGTTGTGATATGGGATGGGTAAGGAAGGAAGGCTTTATTTTGCCTTGGGCTTTTTATGTGCATCTAGGGGGCGTTTCTTAGCATACTACATACATACTACGTTTAAGTGCGTCGAGTGTTGAGCATTCTATTAGAAGAGCTGGAAGATTACGAACAAAAATGAAAATGATTCAATGGATAGTGGAGATCAATCGTGAGTGAGTGATATGTTTTTGTGAGCATGAGTGTAGAAAAGTGTGCTGAGCGTGTAAGAGGTTGTGAGAGGGCAGTGAGAGGATGAAAAGTGTGTGAGTGTGTAAGAGGATCAGTGGAATGAGAGATGATGagtgtgagagagagggttgTAAATGTCAAGAGTGTATAGTGAGTGTGAATGACCAAGTGACACTGCGTGTGACAGTCTCTGACGAAAATGAAAATGAGGGCTACCTGGAAGACCCTCCGTGATCGGTGCCCCCCCTGTAGATTGATAAGATTATCTCTGCCAGGGAACCATTATCATGTCACGCAATCAGCTCCACCGCCTCACGAGGGTGGTTGCAATAAGAAAAGGCTCGTGCTCGCCTGAGCTGCCTCAAGATCGATACGATAAAtagtggggttggtgaaggttGACCTTGCCAAGCCACAGTGAGGACGTAGGAGAGacgcatcatcatcatcatcatcatcatggaaTCTCGAAATGCTCGGTGAATATCTctctgatgatggtgatcgAGACGGCGGGTATTCTCCCAAATGGGAACTTGACCGACCGGTTCGGTTCCAACTCAGCCAcctgaaggggaggggatggtgggatgcATCGGGGGAGGCGGGCTGGGTTGTTCCTGCAGAGGCGAACGACACGATGGGGGTTGGTCGTGTCGATCTGGCGAATGGGAGGGTTTTGTAGTATTTTTGGTAAGACCCTGAATCACAAGGAAAAGTTGGTCGAGGGGCGGGCACAAGGGGCTCTTGTCGCGGTTACCGTTGCCACGACCCGAGGGACCTTGTACATACGTACGTACAATgagatttttttttttttttttttccctctttgATGCTCCAGCACGAAAACTCAAGGCCGGACGACTgggacatggtgatggtgggccCGTTCTGGGTTGTCTCCGGTTATTTTCTCCGTTGCAGTTCCCGAAGGAGGGATTTCCAGAGAGGAATATCGACGGTGTGAACCTCAACGGCTGTCGATGGTTTTGGAGTACGACACCGGATCAGCTGCTGTGCTCTTCGACCTGTCTGGTCAGTGTACCACCAGAGCAAAGACGGGTATCTAGTAATTAGAGACTCTTTTAGTAGTCACCGGCGAGGCTTGTCAGTCACAAGCCTCTCCAACATCGAAAAACGACCGCAAGCTCCAACGTCGTCGGACTGGGCAGTGGGTTCAACTCCGTCAAACTGGGCTGGCTGGTGGGGATTTTTCTTTATCAATCTTGCATGAAACCTCCACTTCAGAGATTAGATCCGCGCAAGGGCGACGAGGGAAACCCACAGCGGggggagaaggccgagagAGGGACCACGAGAGAGGGACCACGAGAGAGTcgagggttggtggtgactgGTGAGGCACTCGAGACGACATGTGTGTGCTGGTTGCGCGTCCGACATCGTCCCCAAGAAATATCGTATGGCGTGTCTGGCGGGGAGACGCCCACGTACGTCCTTGCTAGTATTGTGTTGGAACCCGGCAGGAGGTATTGTTCCCTGTCCGTTGTCCACCTCCCGTTGTCCACCTCCCGTTGTCCACCCCCCGTTGTCCCCGTCGCCGTCCCCGCTGTGGTCAAAGTATTTGAACCTCCCGCATCCTCTTTCTGTCGGTGTTGTGCCTTGTCTCTTGTGTTCCCTATCATTTTTATTCTTTCTCGAAATCCTagttgctggtgctgtgtTGTTGTATACATAcccttctccaacatccccaaccccaacagaGGAAAAATAGAGATAAGACGAGAGACAGGTACAGTTGCCCccactcttttttttttttttttgtttcctgTCACCTCAGACAGCCACAGACATTCGTGACACTCTGGTTTGTCGAATATGCAGATCTAccacatcaccgccatctGTTGTTCCATTCCTAAAAAATCGATAGCCAATATTGGACAGATATTGGGAAGACTGCTGGGGCAAGAGATAGTGGGGTCTGCTTAGGTGGTTCCTCGTTCCTCAATGGGCAACAAAAGGCGGTGACCAGGACAGCTCCAGCAAAACAATTAGATGAGCCCACTTTGAGCGCTAGCTGACTACCCCTCCAAAAGTCTAAAGACCCTCCGTCTCCCGCCTCACGTCCCATCTCCTCGTCCCTTTTTTTTACGACACGACTCccccaaacaaacaaacgcTCGCCGAACCCAATTGcaccctccagcaccctccaacaccttccaGTTACCTCCCAGCACCTCCTCTCAGCACCATGGCCTCCCGTCCCCAGAACATTGGCATCAAGGCCATCGAAATCTACTTCCCCAGCCAGGTCAGTTTACGCTACTGAGAGACGACGAGTCAACAAACTgttctggttctggttctggctCTGGCTTTGGACCCAACATCGCTGACAGCTGTCACGGGCATAGTATGTGGAGCAAACCGAGCTTGAAAAGTTCGATGGCGTTAGCACGGGCAAGTATACAATTGGTCTCGGCCAGACTAAGATGAGCTTCTGCGACGACCGTGAGGGTATGTTTTTATTATCTCCATCTCTAGCAACACAACACTTCACTTCGCTTTTGCCTCCCCAACAAaattcaacaacaccccatCGTTACACAGAGAATTTTACCCCCTGCTGTGGTGTGTGGTGCCTTGTCTTTATTGCGTTGCGCCACCACCGGGTTCCTGTTCCCCAGCCCCTGGGCGGCAGGCGTCGGACAGTGGGGTATCCATGGCAGTGGGGGGCTCGttgtgttgtggtggtggtattcAGGGGCTGACATGCGGGCCCCGCCTTTCTAGATATCTACTCGTTCAGCTTGACCGTCGtgtccaacctcctcaagaagTACAACATCGACACCAACTCGATCGGCCGTCTCGAGGTCGGTACCGAGACCATCCTCGACAAGTCCAAGTCGGTCAAGTCGGTGTTGATGCAGCTGTTTGgcgacaacaccaacattGAGGGTGTCGACACAGTAAACGCCTGCTACGGCGGCACCAACGCCGTTTTCAACTCTGTCAACTGGATCGAGTCTTCTGCCTGGGATGGCCGCGATGCCATTGTTGTTGCCGGTGATATTGCCCTCTACGCCAAGGGCAATGCCCGCCCGActggtggtgccggtgccgttGCGCTCTTGATTGGTCCTGATGCGCCAATCGTTTTCGAGCCCGGCATGCGTGGCAGCTACATGCAGCACGCCTATGATTTCTACAAGCCCGACCTCACCTCCGAGTACCCCTATGTTGATGGCCACTACTCCATCAACTGCTACTCCGAGGCCCTCGACGGTGCTTACCGCGCCTACTGCAAGCGCGAGGCCCAGCTCACCAAGGGCGTCAACGGCCATGCCAACGGCAACGCCAACGGCGTAACAGACGACATCCTCAAGACTCCCCTTGACCGCTTCGACTACATGGCTTTCCACGCCCCTACCTGCAAGCTCGTGCAAAAGTCGTATGCCCGCCTCCTCTACCACGACTACCTTGCCGACCCTGAGCACAAGGCCTTCGCCGAGGTTCCCGCCGACATCCGCGACATGGACTACAAGAAGTCTCTGACCGACAAGGTTGTCGAGAAGACCTTCATGACCCTCACCAAGAAGCGCTTCCAGGAGCGCGTCAACCCCGCTATCCAGGTTGCTACTCTTTGCGGTAACATGTACTGCGCCAGCGTCTGGGGCGGTCTTGCCAGCTTGATCGGCCACGTCGACAGCGCCAACCTCCAGGGCAAGCGCatcgccctcttctcctACGGCTCCGGTCTtgccgcctccttcttctctttccgCATCAACGGCAGCACCGAGACCATTTCCAAGACTCTTGACATTCCCCAGAGACTTGTCGCTCGCCGCGCCGTCCCCCCAGAGACCTACGACTCGGTATGTCTCCTCACCTTTTGACTGTCAGGTAACCATTGCTAACTTGTTTCAGATGTGCGACCTCCGCAAGAAGGCCCATCTCCAGAAGGACTACGTCCCCACCGGCGAGGTGTCCACCATTGCCCCCGGCACCTACTACCTTGAGAAGGTCGACGACATGTTCAAGAGGTTCTATGCCGTCAAGGAGTAAACCAAGAAGGAGTAAAACGAAACAAAAAGCATGGATGATGAATATATACCaagagaggaggaagtaatATTTTGTGTTCAAAGACAAAAGACGGGAGGCGGCATTACATACCCATAGACGACGACTGGAGGACCGGCCGGATGCCGGTAGTCGGATATTATATTGGGAATGGTACTGGGATACGGGTTGGACGGGACGGGACGGGATAGGAAaggtggggtgggaggacGTAATAGAGCGTTTAATACCATGGTTTCATTCTTGCGGTTGTTGGTGTATCATGAGTGTTTTGTTGCCTGAGGTTTGAGCCGGCGTtcagggggtggtggtggggcggCTGGAcgtttggtgttgctggaTATTGTTGAATGTACGGTCAGGATCGGATGTTGTGTTGATGGACGATGGGATGGAACGGTTGTATGTTTGAAGTGTCCTGATATCTATTGTGAGTTGTTCTATGGAAATGGGAACATTAAACCTCTTTGTCCTCTGATATCTACTACAACTTTGACttgtctcccccttccttcttGGGCTTCCTCACCGGCcgtccccccatccacccctcaaactcctcacTAATCACCCACTTTTCCTCGTCTCTCTTCTTGGCCCACCGCTCAAACTCTTcctgctccctcctccagTGCTTGAGGTCCTCGACGAGGAAGTCAGCGGCATAGGTGGCGACCTCGGTCGTCCTCTCCATTGGGACAAGGTGGCCGTACCCCTCGATGGTGACAGCTTTCACCCTTCCGTTCTTCGCGCCTCCAGAACCGCCCGGACCGACTCCGGTCAGGTCGAGCTTCTCCTGCCGGACGTCGGGCGGGTTGACGTTTGACTCTGAGCCGAAAATCCAGATGCAGCCCGGCCGGAGATGGGGGAGCTTGTTCGCCGTTGCTGGGCCGCCTTCGGGGCGGTAGAAGGGGAAGTCGGGGTTTTTATGCACGACTTCGTCTGCGTCGGGGATGAGATCCCAGTCAAGTTCGTGTTTGCCCCCCCCCATCAACTTCTGACGGATGGGGCGGTAGTAGGTGAAACTCTCCATGTGTTTGGTTGTCAACAGTGTGACTGAGCCAGCAGGGGCGTCGGGGTAGATTCTTGTGGGGGTTGGTCGGAGGCCGTGTTCGAGCCAGGAGTTGAACACGCGGGGGTCCCAAGTGCGGTAGAAGGGGTTGGATTGGAAGGCTgatttggcggcggcgagggagggcCAGATGTCGCGGCGGAAGGCGGAGGCTTTCATGGGGGCGAAGCCGTATTTGGGGCCTTTGGATTGGAACCTGGAGAGGACCGGGTCCAAaaggatgagggaggagaggaggcggggatggaggagggagaggttgacTATGATGTTTGCGCCGAAGGAGTGCCCGACACCGatgagggggcgggggagggagtggcgGAAGTGATTGgtcaggtggaggaggtcgcGGGTGTGGTCTATCCACGAGGCTATGCGATTGTTAGCACCATGAACAATGGATTGGGTGGAGGTGTAAGCATACGGTCGTTGCCTAGGTTGGCTTCGTTGAGGATGCCGGATTGGCCTTGGTGGGTTACGTCTGCTATCCAGATGCCGCGGATTTGGACGCCGCggctgttgaggagggatAGGAGGTCTTCCCAGAGGGGCTCGTAGAGTTCTTTGGGGAAGCCATTTGCGTGGGCGGCGATGATGGAGACGTcgccgggggagggggtgaggttgttgagggggatgTATTGTttgacggcgaggaggaggggttctTCTTGGGAGTGGGCGGTGGCGTGGGGGTATTCGCGGATGTGTTGGGATTCGATGGTGTGGTTCTTGATCAGGAATGAAGAGGccattttggcggttggctgggttggaagTGAACAATGAGAAGAAGTGAAGGGTGAGTTTGTGAGATGTGAGGTTGCATATGTAAGTCAAGGATCAGTTTACCCGTTCAGTTTAGTTCGGTTATGTGGCTTGGTCAAGGTGGACGGCAGTCTACGCGAGTGAGAGAGGGTGGTTTTATGTACTGGTTGGCAGTCGTAAAATCACAAGAGAGATTCAATTGAGATATGATTCAATCGACACGCGAATTCCGTATCTCTCTCTCATATGAAGCTCATGTGAGGTTGAGATGCATCAATGCAAGGCAGGCTGTTATAGGTGCCGGCCAACAGTGAGGTTCGCTTGGGGAGACCCCAGATTGGGAAAGTGCCGAGGCATGCAACTCCCCACGGGAAAACCAAGACCCACGGCCGCTTCCCCGGATTTGAATTCCGTTCGGCAACGGGACCGGGGCCGGAAAACGGGCATAAGGGACTTGACTTGTGAAGCCGATGGGTTTGCTTTGTCAGTTGGGGGTGTTTTGTTCCTCAAAGTTTTGAGAGCAGTGCACAGCAAGGATAGCACAGACTTGGATTGAAAAACCGTCGCTGGTCTCCAACGAATTATGAGGTTCCGTGGTGTAGTTGGTTATCACGTCAGTCTAACACACTGAAGGTCTCCAGTTCGAGCCTGGACGGAATCAAACCACATTTCTTTTGCCTCCTCTCTACATGGGAGACCAGTCTTGTCTTTttgccagccagccagcgtGAGATGATTCTGACTCTCGATTTTGCTATTCCTTCCAAACTGTAGTTGTTCCACCTATACCTtggctcctccccctcccccgctccttcctctttAACGTCCTCACGCCTTCCTCTGTGACACCCTCacgccttcctcttcaaccctctcgctccttcctcttcaacaccctcccaccttcctcttcaccaccctcccctcctcacgCACGGCCCCTCTacacacctcctccaaattAGCAACCGTGCAAGggccacccaccccccttcctaTAAGTTCCTCCCACACCgttctcttttttccttttatcCTCATATACCAGGAGTATCCTGTACCAGATTTACTGGCCGGCAACCCAAGGAGATCAACTTTCTTGGGCGTTGCATGATGATActggtttctttttttcttcttttttttgtacCCCCATCTGCTCTTTCTGtcctttttcctttcaaATGGGGGGTCGTTATTGAATTGCTCTGACCTTTGGGGAGGGTGTATTTCAAGGCTACAATTTCTGTTggcttttttctcctttGAGGAGAGAtgaaattttttttttattattttttttttttattttttttgtttttttttcgttaT contains:
- a CDS encoding hypothetical protein (EggNog:ENOG503NX6C; COG:U), giving the protein MNETLIPPGIGGESAALSPIAMLDYLFPGFTLLANFLQSHLGINLNLYIPVIMSFSFVAAAWRYLSSYLNDLMESYLMSVVDVRTDDEIYNMLMGWVAQQTFSQGARRFVANTNLNSRMYWWMWGSNDDDDEDDGAEIDESGCVVTKKKKKALAYTPTFGSHWFIYKRRLLIFKRQQPTTQSPFYTTSEREEISISCFGRNPWVLKELLNEARSMYLKRDEAKTLIYRGALKGTGLEPTWQRCMARTSRPFSTVILNEDVKKKLIDDVTDYLNPATRRWYANRGIPYRRGYLLWGPPGTGKSSLSLALAGFFKMRIYIVSLSSMTATEENLASLFAELPRRCVVLLEDIDTAGLTHTRDPASQPDSSSPGGESPLLLAAPPVPDPKGKPTSLPGRLSLSGLLNILDGVASQEGRVLIMTTNHLEKLDKALIRPGRVDMQVKFDKADTSMVAAIFRAIYAPLEEDTAPAPLSSSQSPALAALEKRLNPRSDASRKEKDEKKQEVLNKVDALAKEFASKIPTMEFSPAEIQGFLLKNKRNPEKAVEGVEEWLVVARKEQKEREVEQAKKKEEEAKKAAKKAAKKAKKKAAKRKARGKKRRGDDTTESEDGTDSESGSEAEESDSEGSESEEEKTKKKNKEGKRTEKKKKGKEKEKKLAVEVRVDTPPPSGSEADKAAVPELKLDEKPAAAVVVAAPPAKAMTIDTKKANEEEVERAQVSGDSGYGATAAERDAAAPVEVVA
- the ERG13 gene encoding 3-hydroxy-3-methylglutaryl coenzyme A synthase (COG:I; EggNog:ENOG503NUD4) translates to MASRPQNIGIKAIEIYFPSQYVEQTELEKFDGVSTGKYTIGLGQTKMSFCDDREDIYSFSLTVVSNLLKKYNIDTNSIGRLEVGTETILDKSKSVKSVLMQLFGDNTNIEGVDTVNACYGGTNAVFNSVNWIESSAWDGRDAIVVAGDIALYAKGNARPTGGAGAVALLIGPDAPIVFEPGMRGSYMQHAYDFYKPDLTSEYPYVDGHYSINCYSEALDGAYRAYCKREAQLTKGVNGHANGNANGVTDDILKTPLDRFDYMAFHAPTCKLVQKSYARLLYHDYLADPEHKAFAEVPADIRDMDYKKSLTDKVVEKTFMTLTKKRFQERVNPAIQVATLCGNMYCASVWGGLASLIGHVDSANLQGKRIALFSYGSGLAASFFSFRINGSTETISKTLDIPQRLVARRAVPPETYDSMCDLRKKAHLQKDYVPTGEVSTIAPGTYYLEKVDDMFKRFYAVKE
- a CDS encoding hypothetical protein (COG:S; EggNog:ENOG503NZIE); this encodes MASSFLIKNHTIESQHIREYPHATAHSQEEPLLLAVKQYIPLNNLTPSPGDVSIIAAHANGFPKELYEPLWEDLLSLLNSRGVQIRGIWIADVTHQGQSGILNEANLGNDPSWIDHTRDLLHLTNHFRHSLPRPLIGVGHSFGANIIVNLSLLHPRLLSSLILLDPVLSRFQSKGPKYGFAPMKASAFRRDIWPSLAAAKSAFQSNPFYRTWDPRVFNSWLEHGLRPTPTRIYPDAPAGSVTLLTTKHMESFTYYRPIRQKLMGGGKHELDWDLIPDADEVVHKNPDFPFYRPEGGPATANKLPHLRPGCIWIFGSESNVNPPDVRQEKLDLTGVGPGGSGGAKNGRVKAVTIEGYGHLVPMERTTEVATYAADFLVEDLKHWRREQEEFERWAKKRDEEKWVISEEFEGWMGGRPVRKPKKEGGDKSKL